aacaagaagaaagcaatagaggctgacatgtggatccctTTGTTATTTTGGAGATGTAAATGGAGAGGATGTTGGAGTCAACACCTAGTTTGATTACCCAAATCAAATGGAGAGTTAGCTATATGGGTATTTGGAGAGTCGAATTTAGAgatgctgttggagatgctctaaatTTGGCCAGTTGGGAGAGGAGTTTGGCCAGTCATTTAACTTGCCATCTGAGtagagagtctgttggagtgcTATTTTCTGCTgaagttgccaaaatttaacttaaagagtcagatggagaagctgttggagatgcttcaagtttcctccaaaatccacatacaATAAGTCATtccataggatttggaaaaacTTTAATCCTTTAAATCTAATGGCCAattagaaaaattttctatagatattaaatcctataaattttctatataaattatTTGATTCAAAGAGCTACTCCTACAATTGATTTTTGGAGGTTTGTTTTACAAAGTTTTCAGTTTTTACCTGTAGTGTGAAACTTGTACACAGTACACATGATATTGACAAAGCCATTATTACATGTTAAGTGTGAACATTACAACAGGGACAAACATCGGTCCGAGTAATCAACCATGGGAAAggtgaaaaagaaaacgaaaaagaaaggATACACGGAGCCCAAGGGCAAATGACACGCTGGTACTAGTCCAGTAGACTGCTTGCCGTTGCCTCTCTTCCCCCATAAATTACCCCTCACACAATCTCGTGATATGCTCCTGCTAACCTCTCCCTCTTGGTCTCCTCCTCTCGGCCTCTTCCTCTTTACTCCGCTTCCCCCTTCGCGCCATCGCCTCGCTTGCGCCGCGCCAAATCCCATAAAAATTCCACCCAACACAAGCTTTAGGCCTCCCGCGCGCGCCCGTCCGCTCGCCATGCTCGCGGCCGCTTCCCCTTGGCGTTTGTAGATgggctcctcctccctcctcctcttcccctcctcttcctcctccgccacccacTCCTCTTATTCTCCCTCCTCTCATGCCATCACCTCCTtgctgcctcctctcccctccgaccaccatctcctcctctaccTAGACCACCAAGAACaacaccacctcgccgccgccatggtccgCAAGCGCCCCGCCTCCGACATGGacctgccaccgccgcgccgccatgtcACCGGCGACCTGTCCGATgtcacggccgccgcggcgccgtcgtctGCCAGCGCGCAGCTCCCCGCGCTGCCCACGCAGCTCCCGGCGTTCCACCACACGGACATGGAcctcgccgcgcccgcgccgccgccgccgcagcagcaggtgGCGGCGGGTGAGGGTGGGCCGCCTAGTACGGCTTGGGTGGATGGTATCATCCGTGACATCATcgccagcagcggcgccgcggtCTCCGTCGCGCAGCTCATCCACAACGTGCGTGAGATCATCCGACCTTGTAACCCCGACCTCGCGTCCATCctcgagctccgcctccgctcTCTCCTCACCTCCgaccctgcgccgccgccgccgccgccgccgtcgcatcctgctctcctccctcccgacgccacggcgccaccgccaccccccaCGTCGGTCGCCGcgcttcctccccctccgccgccgcagcccgacAAGCGGCGCCGCGAGCCTCAGTGTCAGGAGCAGGAGCCCAACCAGCCGCAGTCGCCGAAGCCCCCCACCGCGGaggaaaccgccgccgccgccgctgccgccgcagcggcggctctcGCGGCCGCCAAGGAGCggaaggaggagcagcggcggaaGCAGCGCGACGAGGAGGGCCTCCACCTGCTGACGCTGCTGCTCCAGTGCGCGGAGTCGGTGAACGCGGACAACCTCGACGAGGCGCACCGCGCGCTGCTGGAGATCGCGGAGCTCGCCACGCCGTTCGGCACATCCACGCAGCGCGTCGCTGCCTACTTCGCGGAGGCCATGTCGGCGCGGCTGGTGAGCTCGTGCCTGGGGCTGTACGCGCCGCTCCCCAAcccgtccccggcggcggcgcgtctcCACGGGCGCGTCGCCGCGGCGTTCCAGGTGTTCAACGGCATCAGCCCGTTCGTGAAGTTCTCGCACTTCACGGCGAACCAGGCGATCCAGGAGGCGttcgagagggaggagagggtgcACATCATCGACCTGGACATCATGCAGGGGCTCCAATGGCCGGGGCTGTTCCACATCCTGGCGTCGAGGCCGGGGGGGCCGCCGAGGGTGAGGCTGACCGGGCTGGGGGCGTCCATGGAGGCGCTGGAGGCGACGGGGAAGAGGCTGTCGGACTTCGCGGACACGCTGGGATTGCCATTCGAGTTCTGCCCGGTGGCTGACAAGGCCGGGAATCTTGACCCGGAGAAGCTGGGCGTCACGCGCCGCGAGGCCGTCGCCGTCCACTGGCTGCGCCACTCCCTCTACGATGTCACCGGCTCCGACTCCAACACGCTCTGGCTCATCCAGAGGTACTacacttttcttctttcttcccttGTCAACTCGGGACCCCCCGGAATCATGGCCACTTTACACCCTATATTTCCCATTGACATTGTGACCTACTAGTATATCTATCTATGCATCATCACATCAGTGGTTAGTAGTACTAGCCCTAGATCACCATAGTCCATAGGATGATTAAGgaagagtaaaaaaaatttgcGTTTTGGAGCCCTAAAAGTATGTCATTATGGCTAACTTTTTAGGCTTAAAAAGGTTGCAACTTTCTAGTGGTTCTGTGGTATCAAGCTTCTCCATGGTCTTTGGTGATCCGAGAAGTGGGAAAGATTTCTCCTCCATTTGGTTTGCGGATCACTATGAACGAGCTAAAAGTTCTTATCATCATGACCAACTTTTCATGCCAAAAGGTCTCAGCTTTCTAGTTCTAAGTGCCACCAATGTTGATTATTAAATTGAAATGGCTGGAATCTATGCACAGTTCATACTAGATTCACATATAGTAGTGGACTGCAATAGATATGTCCCACTGTACTTGCAAAAACCATGAAGGCAAGGCAACCAATTTAGGTGTCCTTGAGAACTTATTGTTATCATTTATAGTTCTAAATGTTGCTGGTTGAGTCATTCTTGTCGAACAGaatcataataaatttgtgtaCTGATCTTGACTCTGTGGACCGCACAAATCAGGTTGGCGCCAAAGGTTGTAACAATGGTGGAGCAGGATCTGAGCCACTCAGGCTCCTTCCTGGCACGTTTTGTGGAGGCCA
The nucleotide sequence above comes from Oryza glaberrima chromosome 11, OglaRS2, whole genome shotgun sequence. Encoded proteins:
- the LOC127755166 gene encoding protein SCARECROW 1, giving the protein MGSSSLLLFPSSSSSATHSSYSPSSHAITSLLPPLPSDHHLLLYLDHQEQHHLAAAMVRKRPASDMDLPPPRRHVTGDLSDVTAAAAPSSASAQLPALPTQLPAFHHTDMDLAAPAPPPPQQQVAAGEGGPPSTAWVDGIIRDIIASSGAAVSVAQLIHNVREIIRPCNPDLASILELRLRSLLTSDPAPPPPPPPSHPALLPPDATAPPPPPTSVAALPPPPPPQPDKRRREPQCQEQEPNQPQSPKPPTAEETAAAAAAAAAAALAAAKERKEEQRRKQRDEEGLHLLTLLLQCAESVNADNLDEAHRALLEIAELATPFGTSTQRVAAYFAEAMSARLVSSCLGLYAPLPNPSPAAARLHGRVAAAFQVFNGISPFVKFSHFTANQAIQEAFEREERVHIIDLDIMQGLQWPGLFHILASRPGGPPRVRLTGLGASMEALEATGKRLSDFADTLGLPFEFCPVADKAGNLDPEKLGVTRREAVAVHWLRHSLYDVTGSDSNTLWLIQRLAPKVVTMVEQDLSHSGSFLARFVEAIHYYSALFDSLDASYSEDSPERHVVEQQLLSREIRNVLAVGGPARTGDVKFGSWREKLAQSGFRVSSLAGSAAAQAALLLGMFPSDGYTLIEENGALKLGWKDLCLLTASAWCPIQASGR